One window of Doryrhamphus excisus isolate RoL2022-K1 chromosome 13, RoL_Dexc_1.0, whole genome shotgun sequence genomic DNA carries:
- the LOC131140393 gene encoding potassium channel subfamily K member 16-like → MLLRLFPTANKPQFEHKPVSPLWLWGNFLMARFQLVRVKVSWTVLLALAHLTYLLFGAIIFQILEREAERNNRNHFQLEKLNFLANYTCLDGPALEKFVQVILDAWERGVNPSGNSTNPSNWDFSSSFFFAGTVVTTIGYGNLSPSTVCGQVFCVFYALCGIPLNLTFLKQLGKCLTLHLGRLEKGMVSVVPHKALAVISFFVAGSLLFLVIPPLLFSYVEGWTFGEGFYFAFITLSTIGFGDYVVGTDPGKDYISLYRSLAGIWIIFALAWLALILSLGTRIMAYIVGLTHPGIKKEEEEEEDVSSNKRENTSKI, encoded by the exons ATGTTGTTAAGGCTTTTCCCCACTGCTAATAAACCTCAATTTGAGCACAAGCCCGTCAGTCCATTGTGGCTTTGGGGCAATTTTTTGATGGCGAGGTTCCAGCTGGTCCGGGTCAAAGTGAGCTGGACAGTACTTTTGGCTCTGGCCCACCTCACGTACCTGCTATTTGGCGCCATCATCTTCCAGATCCTGGAGCGAGAGGCTGAGAGAAACAACCGAAACCACTTCCAACTGGAGAAGCTGAATTTCTTGGCTAATTACACTTGTTTGGATGGACCAGCCTTGGAGAAGTTTGTTCAG GTGATTTTAGACGCCTGGGAAAGGGGTGTGAATCCCTCGGGCAACTCCACTAACCCCAGTAATTGGGATTTCAGCAGCTCCTTCTTTTTTGCCGGCACTGTGGTCACCACTATAG GGTATGGCAACCTCTCTCCCAGCACCGTGTGTGGTCAAGTGTTCTGTGTGTTCTATGCCTTGTGTGGCATCCCACTCAACCTGACCTTCCTCAAACAACTGGGCAAGTGTCTCACCCTTCACTTAGGTCGCTTGGAGAAAGGGATGGTCTCTGTGGTTCCACATAAG GCTTTGGCGGTCATCTCCTTCTTCGTCGCGGGTAGCCTGCTGTTTTTGGTCATCCCTCCTCTTCTCTTCAGTTATGTAGAAGGTTGGACGTTTGGCGAAGGATTCTACTTCGCTTTCATTACGCTCAGCACCATTGGGTTTGGAGATTATGTGGTGG gtACCGACCCAGGCAAGGATTACATATCTCTGTACCGTAGCCTGGCAGGCATATGGATCATATTTGCTTTGGCCTGGCTTGCCCTTATCCTCAGCTTGGGAACCAGGATAATGGCGTATATAGTTGGCCTGACACATCCAGGTATTaagaaagaagaggaggaggaggaggatgtgtCATCCAATAAACGGGAGAACACCTCAAAGATCTGA